Within the Emticicia oligotrophica DSM 17448 genome, the region CTAAATTAATTTATAATTTGTCAGTGTTTCAGTATATTTTTTTATTAGTTTAGCTATCTCAAACCCAATCGGTTTGATTCAAAAGCAAATTATTCAATCCTAAAATTTTTATTTAAAAATGACAAAAAAGACCAATGAATCTCGGAGAGAGTTCATTAAGAAAGGAGCTATGGCCTCATCTTTCTTTATTGTTCCGAGAAACGTTCTTGGTGGTGTAGGGTTTATTGCCCCAAGCGACCAACTTAACTTGGCAGCCATCGGAGCAGGTGGTAAGGGCCGAAGCGATATTAAAAATGCTTCAGTAAATGGCAGAGAAAGAGTGGTAGCTCTATGCGATGTTGATTTTTCGGGCTCAGCTAAGGATTCAGTAAAACAATTTCCTACCGCCAAACTTTATGCCGACTACCGAGAGATGTTGGATAAAGAAAAAGATATTGATGCCGTTACGATTTCTACCCCCGACCACGTACACGGACCTGCGGCAGCATTTGCCATGGAGCGTGGAAAACACGTTTATGTACAAAAACCAATGACCCATAATATTCGTGAAGCACGTTTATTAACCGAAATGGCTAGAAAATATAAAATTGTTAGCCAAATGGGTAATCAAGGAGCATCGAATCCATTATTAAATACAGTGAAAGCTTGGGTAGATTCAGGCAAATTAGGTAAAATATCGAAAGTTCAGATTTGGACAAATCGACCAGTTTGGCCCCAAGGAGGGCCTATGCCAAAACCAGATGATAGCCTAAAGCCAAAAGATTTAGATTGGAATCTTTGGCTCGGACCAAGCGAATACAAACCATATACACCAAATATGCACCCATTTAACTGGCGTGGTTGGTGGGATTACGGCACTGGTGCTTTGGGTGATGTAGGTTGCCATTTAATTGATATTCCATTCAGAACTTTGGGCTTAAAATACCCAACTGACGCTGAATGTAGTGTGGCATCGGTTTATTCTAAAATGTGGACAGCAGATTACAATCCAGAGGGTTGCCCTGCATCTTCTTTCATTACACTTCATTTTGCGGCTACTGCCAAAAGTAAGTCTCCAATTGAAATGACTTGGAGTGATGGTGGAATCAGACCTTCTCACCCTGATATTATTCCTGCTAATGACGACATCGGTGGTGCTAACAGTGCCAATGGTGTTTTGATAATTGGTGAAAAAGGAATTATCTCAACCAATATCAACGATAGCTCTCCTCTAATGCCAAAATTGTACTTAAATGATGGCACAAAAGAAGTTGGCCCAGAATTACCAAAAGATATTGAGCCAGAATACGGACACCAACGTCGTTGGGTAGATGCTTGTAAAGCAGGTTTTAACAGCAAAGAACACCAAGGTCTGACATCTTCATTTGATTACGCTGGCCCAATGACTGAAACTGTTTTAATGGGTAACTTAGCCATTAGAAGCTATTTACTTAGAAAAGAAAATAGTAAAGGCCAAATGGAGTTTTATGCAAGAAAGAAACTCTTATGGGATGGTGAAAATATGAGAATTACGAATTTAGAAGAAGCCAATCAATTCGTTGGCCGTACGTATCGTGAAGGTTGGAAGGTATAGTTTATACCAACTTTTGAATAAAAATAAAAAGACGAGCACCGAATGCTCGTCTTTTTTATGGTAAACTTGACTAAAGGTTTAAACATTATTGGGATGTACGTCCTTCAGTCTCAAAGTTTTCTTATTTTCCAAATAATCTACTCCAAAAACCTTTAGCTTTTTGAGTTGCTTCGTTTACGGCTTCGCTTGCTTCTGCAGCAATTTCTTGAGCTTTTGCCTTGGCCGCAGCTGCTGCTTCGGCAGCTTCTTCTTTCAAATCTTCAAGTTTCTCAGCAGCTTCAGCTTTTACTGCTTCTACTTTTTCAGAACTAACAAATTCTTGTGCTTTTGCTTTCAGCTCATCAATGGTAGCCGACGCTTCCGCGGCAATTTCTTGAGCTTTTGCTTTAGCAGCAGCAGCAGCTTCAGCAGCCTCTTCTTTCAAATCAGCTAATTTTTCCGAAGCATCGGCGGCAACTGCTTGTGCCTTTGCTTTAGCGGCGGCAGCAGCTTCAGTTGCTTCTTCTTTCAAGTCAGCTAGTTTCTCAGTTGCATCAGCGGCAACTTCCTGTGCCTTTACTTTTGCAGCTTCCACTACTTCAGCAGCATCTTCTTTCAAATCAGCCAGTTTTTCAGTAGCATCAGCAGCAACTGCTTGTGCTTTTACTTTTGCGGCCTCTACTGCTTCAGTAGCCTCTTCTTTCAAATCTGTGAGTGTTTCTGTTGCTACCGCTTTTGCTTCATCAGCCATTTCTACTGCTTTATCTGCAATGTTTTTTTTGTTCTCTGCCATTTTTAGTTTATAAGTAAGTTACAATCAATAATTTAATAAATGTAAATTTCACAAATAGAATTAAAAAATAAAAGTTAAAGCATTGATTTTTAGTGGTATTACCAATTAAATAATAAAACATTAACATTAGTTTTTTGAAATTACCTTAAGAGTGCGATAGTATCTTTTATTTTTGAATAAATATAAAATGGCTACGCTTCTCTCGAAACGTAGCCATTTTGGCAATTGAATTAGCCTAAAATCAATATCCTGGGTTCTGCACCAATTTATTATTACGATTCATTTCATCACGATGAATTGGTAAATAGTACATTTTATCTAACCATGCACGATTTTCTTTACCAGGGTCAATTTCAAATACTTTATAAGTATAATCGTAGCTTGTTGGGTCATATTTATAAAGCGACATCGTTTTACCAGTTTTCAACTTTCCAATTACAGTTATACCATTGGCCTTTCTCGCAAGTGTTTTGTCAGCAATCATCCATCGGCGAGTATCGTGGAAGCGTTGTTCTTCTAAGAACATCTCTATACGTCGTTCATTGCGATATCTTTCTCGAAGAGCATCACCCGACTCTGTCAGTGCAGGCATACCCGAACGGAAACGGATTTTATTCAACCACGTGCGAGCTTCTGCATCTTGCCCAAGCTCAATACAAGCTTCAGCATAGTTAAAGATAGCTTCAGTATAACGTAAGAATGGCCAAGGGATTTGTTGCCAAGAATTTTGGTCAACAATTGAAGGATTTGGGTCTATGAACTTTCGAACATAATATCCAGTATAACTCCCATTCCAGTCTTCAACTGATGATTGACGAGTGTCAAGGCCAAAGTACTGCACTTTTGCTCCTGAAGCATTGGTTACTTCATAAGAGCCTGTTTGAATTTGGTTAGCTGGATCTTTTGTAGCAACATCAGCCGTACGAGGTTTCCAGTTTGCTCCATCATATAAAATAGAGGCATACATACGTGGATCACGATTTTGATAAGGATTAGCAGCATGTTCTGGCTTATTCCAATCGAACTTAGTACCATCCATCATTTCATAATCATCAACCATTAACTGTATTGGTGTATTTCCTGCCCAGTTATGATAGCCATTTGGCCCATTAAATAGACCTTGGCGGCCTCCATTTTCTTGTTTAGCATTAATAAAATAAC harbors:
- a CDS encoding Gfo/Idh/MocA family protein encodes the protein MTKKTNESRREFIKKGAMASSFFIVPRNVLGGVGFIAPSDQLNLAAIGAGGKGRSDIKNASVNGRERVVALCDVDFSGSAKDSVKQFPTAKLYADYREMLDKEKDIDAVTISTPDHVHGPAAAFAMERGKHVYVQKPMTHNIREARLLTEMARKYKIVSQMGNQGASNPLLNTVKAWVDSGKLGKISKVQIWTNRPVWPQGGPMPKPDDSLKPKDLDWNLWLGPSEYKPYTPNMHPFNWRGWWDYGTGALGDVGCHLIDIPFRTLGLKYPTDAECSVASVYSKMWTADYNPEGCPASSFITLHFAATAKSKSPIEMTWSDGGIRPSHPDIIPANDDIGGANSANGVLIIGEKGIISTNINDSSPLMPKLYLNDGTKEVGPELPKDIEPEYGHQRRWVDACKAGFNSKEHQGLTSSFDYAGPMTETVLMGNLAIRSYLLRKENSKGQMEFYARKKLLWDGENMRITNLEEANQFVGRTYREGWKV